One part of the Candidatus Eisenbacteria bacterium genome encodes these proteins:
- a CDS encoding sensor domain-containing diguanylate cyclase, whose translation MKARNGRGARGLFEASTHFLKSQQRIVKLLSTRGALPGKDAEAATLKLEKLMDEKRPAQCLGECSKVNEKLLTALKKHEKPTAGDRGELALLLKMSRVIQETDDPGAVFAGVMALLKQLVAYENGSLYLVRRGAHDLELAHQEGERVDLIRGVRFDHGYGFSSWVAKERRPVLLNDLRREAQPGLPVVRSFLSVPLLVGSELIGVVNLSHSCAHAFAERDKELLILASSLAAATIEHMLHYQSIKAMAVTDELTSVYNRRYFQDRLQQQATLSQRYLHPFSLVFLDIDHFKQFNDTHGHESGDQVLVEMGRLLKAWARTSDVVVRYGGDEFVVLLPHTPREGALLAAERLRASVEAHHFPRRRKVTVSLGVASYPVDGKAEEDLVRKADQALYLAKKAGRNCIQAPCAPAAAGAGAARVN comes from the coding sequence GTGCGCGGGGTCTCTTCGAGGCCAGCACGCATTTCCTCAAGAGCCAGCAGCGCATCGTGAAACTGCTGAGCACCCGCGGCGCGCTGCCCGGCAAGGACGCCGAGGCCGCCACGCTCAAGCTCGAGAAGCTCATGGACGAGAAGCGCCCCGCCCAGTGCCTCGGTGAGTGCAGCAAGGTGAACGAGAAGCTGCTCACCGCGCTCAAGAAGCACGAGAAGCCCACCGCCGGCGACCGGGGTGAGCTGGCGCTGCTGCTCAAGATGAGCCGGGTGATCCAGGAGACCGACGACCCCGGGGCCGTGTTCGCGGGGGTGATGGCGCTGCTCAAACAGCTGGTCGCCTACGAGAACGGCTCGCTGTACCTGGTCCGCCGGGGCGCCCACGACCTGGAGCTGGCACACCAGGAGGGCGAGCGCGTGGACCTGATCCGCGGGGTCCGCTTCGACCACGGCTACGGCTTCTCCAGCTGGGTGGCGAAGGAGCGCCGGCCGGTGCTGCTCAACGATCTGCGCCGCGAGGCCCAGCCGGGCCTGCCGGTGGTGCGCAGCTTCCTGTCGGTTCCGCTGCTGGTGGGCTCCGAGCTCATCGGGGTGGTGAACCTGAGCCACTCGTGCGCCCACGCGTTCGCGGAGCGCGACAAGGAGCTGTTGATCCTGGCCTCCTCGCTGGCCGCCGCGACCATCGAGCACATGCTCCATTACCAGAGCATCAAGGCCATGGCCGTCACGGACGAGCTGACCAGCGTGTACAACCGGCGCTACTTCCAGGACCGCCTGCAGCAGCAGGCCACGCTCTCGCAGCGGTACCTGCATCCCTTCTCGCTGGTGTTCCTGGACATCGACCACTTCAAGCAGTTCAACGACACCCACGGCCACGAGTCCGGTGACCAGGTGCTGGTGGAGATGGGCCGCCTGCTCAAGGCCTGGGCGCGCACCTCGGACGTGGTGGTCCGCTACGGCGGCGACGAGTTCGTGGTGCTGCTGCCGCACACGCCGCGCGAAGGCGCGCTGCTGGCGGCCGAGCGGCTGCGGGCCTCGGTGGAGGCCCACCACTTTCCGCGCCGTCGCAAGGTCACGGTGAGCCTGGGTGTGGCCAGCTACCCGGTGGACGGCAAGGCGGAGGAGGACCTGGTGCGCAAGGCCGACCAGGCCCTGTACCTGGCCAAGAAGGCGGGCCGCAACTGCATCCAGGCGCCCTGCGCGCCGGCCGCGGCCGGCGCGGGCGCGGCGCGGGTGAACTGA
- a CDS encoding response regulator, whose amino-acid sequence MASPYGSSPGFSAPAGAPGAGGPAPAGRREKILIVDDEKGVLDVFLDFFGEEGYEVHSASDGPQAMDRIRDEEYDLILTDINLPGASGLDVVRAAKRRNPETGVLVITGHASLNVAIEAMHSGASDFIMKPFDLLAVSQVAERTLRGKRLGEENRRLVACLTLANEKLKDSEESLQARVDAATRTLRTLFEMSREVSASLSLSTTLSVVTDKMRELLEARACVVFLKDEESGNFTGEGVSGADPAVVKSIGFHSGEGVLGRGAADPHGFCAAHGNPEFDADDSIGLLHASSAAGVPLTASGGAFGLLVAVDRDGGFDAAATDLMTLYASAASNAIRNAQLFEKTRELDRLKSEFVAVVSHELRTPLTAIRGSLELLGNPSYWDVKPQQKELLEICEANAERLMMLINDILDFSKLEANRMQLSRSLVNLSDVCRNAAVNMRSLVDKKQIVLRLELPVPGGESEVDPHRVGQVLTNLLGNAVKFSPPSTEIVVRLREDPGFAEIDIEDHGDGIAEADLPKLFQRFQQVDASATRKIGGTGLGLVISKAIVELHGGEIAVRSQVGQGTTFTVRLPRVAPASAGEPAAEEGEMKAA is encoded by the coding sequence ATGGCCTCCCCGTACGGGTCGTCCCCCGGATTCAGCGCCCCCGCCGGGGCTCCCGGCGCGGGCGGGCCCGCCCCGGCCGGCCGGCGCGAAAAGATCCTCATCGTCGACGACGAGAAGGGGGTGCTCGACGTCTTCCTCGACTTCTTCGGCGAGGAGGGCTACGAGGTGCACTCCGCCTCGGACGGTCCGCAGGCCATGGATCGCATCCGCGACGAGGAATACGACCTGATCCTGACCGACATCAACCTCCCCGGGGCCAGCGGCCTGGACGTGGTGCGCGCCGCGAAGCGGCGCAATCCCGAGACCGGGGTCCTGGTGATCACCGGTCACGCCTCGCTGAACGTGGCGATCGAGGCCATGCACTCCGGCGCGAGCGACTTCATCATGAAGCCGTTCGACCTCCTGGCCGTGAGCCAGGTGGCCGAGAGGACGCTGCGCGGCAAGCGGCTGGGCGAGGAGAACCGCCGGCTGGTGGCGTGCCTCACGCTGGCCAACGAGAAGCTGAAGGACAGCGAGGAGAGCCTGCAGGCCCGCGTGGACGCGGCCACCCGCACGCTGCGCACGCTGTTCGAGATGAGCCGCGAGGTCAGCGCGTCGCTGTCGCTTTCCACCACCCTGTCGGTGGTCACCGATAAGATGCGCGAGCTGCTGGAGGCGCGCGCCTGCGTGGTGTTCCTCAAGGACGAGGAGTCCGGCAACTTCACCGGCGAGGGGGTTTCGGGGGCCGACCCGGCGGTGGTGAAGTCCATCGGGTTCCACTCCGGCGAGGGCGTGCTCGGCCGCGGCGCGGCCGATCCGCACGGCTTCTGCGCCGCGCACGGCAACCCGGAGTTCGACGCCGACGATTCGATCGGCCTGCTGCACGCCTCCTCGGCGGCCGGCGTGCCGCTCACGGCCAGCGGCGGGGCCTTCGGGCTGCTGGTGGCTGTGGACCGGGACGGGGGCTTCGACGCCGCGGCCACGGACCTGATGACCCTGTACGCCAGCGCGGCCAGCAACGCCATCCGCAACGCCCAGCTGTTCGAGAAGACCCGCGAGCTGGACCGGCTCAAGTCCGAGTTCGTGGCGGTGGTCTCCCACGAGCTGCGCACGCCGCTCACGGCCATCCGCGGCTCGCTGGAGCTGCTGGGAAACCCGTCCTACTGGGACGTGAAGCCGCAGCAGAAGGAGCTGCTCGAGATCTGCGAGGCCAACGCCGAGCGGTTGATGATGCTGATCAACGACATCCTGGACTTCTCCAAGCTGGAAGCCAACCGCATGCAGCTGTCCCGGAGCCTGGTGAACCTGTCCGACGTGTGCCGCAACGCGGCGGTGAACATGCGTTCGCTGGTGGACAAGAAGCAGATCGTGTTGCGCCTGGAGCTGCCCGTGCCCGGCGGCGAGTCCGAGGTGGACCCGCACCGGGTGGGCCAGGTGCTCACCAACCTGCTGGGGAACGCCGTGAAGTTCTCGCCGCCCTCGACCGAGATCGTGGTGCGCCTGCGCGAGGACCCCGGCTTCGCGGAGATCGACATCGAGGACCACGGCGACGGCATCGCCGAGGCCGACCTGCCGAAGTTGTTCCAGCGCTTCCAGCAGGTGGACGCCTCCGCCACGCGGAAGATCGGCGGCACCGGGCTGGGGCTGGTGATCTCGAAGGCCATCGTGGAACTGCACGGGGGGGAGATCGCAGTGCGCAGCCAGGTGGGCCAGGGGACGACCTTCACGGTGCGCCTGCCGCGGGTCGCGCCGGCTTCGGCGGGGGAGCCCGCCGCCGAGGAGGGGGAGATGAAGGCCGCCTAG